AATTAAGACCAATTTTACACTTATTGTTTGTCATTTACAGTTCAAGGAACTACACGGTGCCAGACCCCCCCGGCCTCTTTGACGGCCACGTCTGGCCCATGTACTTGAAACACAAGAACATCATGGAGAGGATGGGCGTTGATGTTTGTAAGTGTCCTTTCTCATCTCCTACTAAATCAAAAATCcttgtttggggaaaaaaaaaaaaaaaaacatcggtGCTAATTTTCTTTGTCACTACAGTGCAGCTAGATGGAACCAAGTCAAAGGAACAACTGTTCAACTTTGTCTATGGAGACATCCTGAATAATATCCAACATTCTTTCTAATAAAGGTATCTTTCATTGTACAGTATGAAGACAATCTTTCCCCACATAAATGTTTTACTagtaataaacatttgttatcATTCTGTATTTCAGGTCACTTGATCAGCGAAAAGAAGCACATATTCAGCCCAGCCTGCTTGAAGTCCGGCTCGCCTTAAATTTCTTCCTGGCAGCTTATTTAGCTGACTGCTATTATctttaaactaaaaaaaaaaaaaaatgtttaactttGTAACTGGCGGCATTGAATGCTGGCATGATTTTTCGATCAAGCTTATTTATTGCTTTATACGGCCTACGCAGAGTGGATGGATATATTCAGAGGATGGATGCATACGTCAATAAATTATCCTCAAtccaactttgtgttgttgtgataACTGAAAAGTATCTTGTCAtgagacattttcaaaatggtaCTCATGTACCACTCTGAGCATGTGATGCCCACTATCAGGGGCGATGCTGCTCTTGGTACAAGTGATAAGCGGAGTCACAAGTTTGAGCCCCCCATAATCACCTCTAATTACAAGTACAGGCCTTATCTATATTTAGACAGGTTTCAGTTTTCTCAGAATAAAACGCCATTATGACACAAAACGCATGACGATGAGGTTGTCTGACGTGGCAAGCCGAGAAAGTTGACGCGACCCTTGCTCATGCTAATGCTGGTAAACTGTTTTCACAAATTGCTGTTGTTTAACAGACCTAATGCAACTTGGCAATTATTTGCTGGACCTGAAAATTTGTCAAAATACTGCCCCAAAAGATCCAGTGTGTTTTGGTTATCTTTATTGGTGTCAAGAGCTTTATGCTTAAAAATTATAACCAGAAAGCTTTGGCAGGTGTAAATGAGGTGAAGctgtttttgcaaaacatACCACCTACTAGACTCTGACATCATTGATTCCATTTCCACATAGATCAGAGTGCGTGCCAAGGCCTGTTATCTATAATAGCAGACGGGACGGTTTGATTTGATAAATGTACGCACAACAACTGCAAGGACAAGCTGCACAACCCTGCGAGGTGCCTCAGAGGGAGTGacgttccttttttttttctactttatCCTTACATATGTTGCATAACTCATCTACTCACTGACATTGAAATCATCCACTACAGTATTTAAAAGCAATATCCTTACTTATATGTAACGTTGAATATAAAAACCATAACCACAAGGCATTTCATACAGTGCTTAAATTTGCTCTCATTATACATATTGGCAAGcatatgtatttctttttagtgAATCCAAGAATATCTTTGTAATTGTCGACATCAAATTATGAAATATAGATGTGTTTAAATGTGTTAATGGTCTGTCTGATATGCGGTTACTGGAGTttggatatttaaaaaaaaaaaaaaaaaaaaagattttatttattcattcattgtgtTTCTTATTTAGTTTTGACTTTAGTTTTTAAATTTCTGTTAATTTTAATCTGTTTTTAGAGCAGGTTTGTTGGTTGTTATTCATTTGTATTATGGTTTTAAatgctttctttttattagctttggtatttgttttattatttttaaatatttatcatagttgttgtttttttaattaattttattacTTGTTTTGTTAGCTGAGCTGCTAGGCTGTCTAAACCCATTTGTTAGGGTAAAGTTCATTACATTGCCAAAATAATACTGTGTCCGTTAAGTTCAGGTTAGACCCTGCGTCACAATCATAGTCACAATTTTCCTTTATTTACTTTAGCTTAGCACCAGTGACAAAAATTTTGCAGCTTTTCGCAAAGGCCCAGGCATCTTATTTTAATATGGGTGTTAGTGCGCACAGCTTGCCAGCTGGTCAGAGTAAACTTGAAAGTGTGAGATAAGTGGTTACATAACTCCACTGCTGCTGTTGGCTCCTCTCTACGAAAAGAAGAGGGCAAAATTTATCAGACTGTCACAGATTTGCACTATGGTCTTGCTATCCAATTCTAAATGATTGACCTCctcgtgtgtttgtttgtttgtgagtTTATACAACGTGGTGCAATGGTCAGCAGAAGTTCCCAACAGAGACGTCATATTTTAGTGCTACTTTGCTGAAGTGAGGCGATTGTGGTAAACCTGTCTTCGGATATTGTGTGAACGCTTGGTGACAGAAGAATTTGTCTTTTGCAGTGGTGAGGAGTCACAAAGTTCAAATACTTTGGTACTGTGAAAAAGTCAGTTTTTCAGGTACCTGTACTCCTGCATTTCGTTTTCTGGCATTGTTATACAAGAGACTTTATAACAAAGCAACCGATTTGGAGAGTCAAGGTTACCGTTCATGGATGAGAGAAATGTTTAtccaaaaattatttgtggCAAATGAGTTTTTGTCTTCTGCCAATCTGGAAAACCACAAGACTTTGGTGtacaaaaaatccaatttgcaTAAAAAACACAGTCTCGCTAgttcttcattaaaaaaaaaacctaagcAATAACATTGAGTTGCGTGACGTAATAAACGTGTCTTGTATACAATGGACAcgcatttttaaatatgtatgttttttaCCTATACTTGAGTTAAGTACAGTCATGGCCAGCCCACAGAAGAAACAGAACTACAATATATTAGTTGCAGTTGTCTTCTGTGTTAACGTTTTCTGCATTTGCAAGTTACTTGCCGGGTAAATGTTGTGACTGTGTATTTTGTACTGTACAATACACTCACTAAGTGCTATTtcgctaattaaaaaaaaacgttatgttaaaaataaacaattcagggctctttttttttttaaacaaacaacaagtaTCTATACCTCCACTGAAGAACAGCATGTGAGTACTTTTGCCAACTGTGGTCTTTTGACACCACTGTTGTCTCTTGACAATAACAAACCTTGCATTTTTCCTCCAACCACTGCAATAACCACTCAGGGCTAAGCAGGTCTCCAGTACTGGATCTTGTTTAGATATgtgagggatttttttttctctgcacaCTATTGCCCTATCCACTTGACCTATCCACATCTCGGCATAGTGGAGCAAAGAAAGCAACAGTCTGCTGTGGTGAACTCAAATAGAGCATATAAACAACAGCGTAATTGCTCCCTTCATACCTCACATCTTCACCTCAGGTCAGACTGACTTGTCTTGCACATTGGGAGGCTACatactttttcagtctttctttcttactcAATCAGATCATcgaaacattcattttttattctgcGTGTTCTGTTTTGGGTTGCGAGGAGCtgcagcctatcccagctgggACTAGACTGGTCAGCAGCCAATCATAGGGCACATATGGCGTAGTAGCATTTTGCAAAAGGACAGACTGGGATGGGAACCAAACCTCCATCATCGTGTTTGACGAAGGCATTTTATCACGAGTATGTGTAAAATGTATGGTCATTGAGTCATTTAGCAAAATTTTAGCATCGAAGGGCCCATCTTTACAATTAATCTGAGCAACATACAATTCAATTAAGTAGCAAGGCCTTTATTGATCATATAACTGTCTGAATTCCCACCTCATCTATGTCTACAacacaatacatttttatttattttgcgcTTTCGCAATATCTTTGAATCAACTTCCCTgttgaaatgcaaaatacaGCCGGCATAAGGTCATTCTATGCAAGAACCATTTGTTTTAGTGAAAACTAAATATTACAGATtgtagttttttgttgtttgctttAAAGCACTTGTTGTTTGATTAggctttatatatttttagatttCTTATACATGcattgaaaaatgtattatcaaaaatgaaatatattaaGAGAACTTTTTTGCACATATGCAggtatttaaatatatttaaaatggtgTTTTTGTCATACATTGGGTTGGGAAGTGTGAGGTCCTATGTGGTCCAGCATATGAATTGCCAATCCCTGCAATACAGTGCTATTTTGTagacaataaacacaaaaacattgtggTGGTTTTGGGGGTGATCGAATGGATTCCTGGCATTTCCAGTGATTTCACTGCTGAAAATTGATAGATTTATGAGCTTGGTCATGGAAGGAATTAAATTCACAAGTTACAACTTTATATGTCTAAAAATGCCCTATATTATTTTATGCTcttgtttaatttttgtagtgtgacaaaaacattttgttgtcgGCAGTATGTGCCATACATAACAAGGCGGTTAGGAAAGaagtttaaatttagaaatAGCGCAAGACATCAAGAGAGATTAGTGTAGTTTTTGTAGCATATAGTCTAACCTCAAAGTATGCAAGACACATGCATCTGATTAATCCACAAAGCGCACTTTGTTGTTTAACTTCTATATTTGTATCTTTTACTAGAGTCTAGCTGAGAAAATCTGTGGTTTGCGCAGTAAAAACCTGGAGTTGTTGCACAGGCTTGTTTTGAAAACATGACCATGGCCAGGCCACCATGCTTTAGAGCCACCTAGCGCTGCACCTGCTGGATtgtaaggaaaaaaacaactcttcACCTCCTGTGGTTGACCACAAATGTCTGTGCTTACACTGAATTTGTCTGCCTTTGGGAGAAAATAGGCCACGTTACCAACACAACAAGAATCAGACATTCAAACACGATGTGTAGCTAAACTATAAAATATCTGTTTGTCAAATAAGACCAGACTAGATCCGTTGCTCTGTATTCTATACATTGCCaagcatttatttgattttttttttaaataaaccatTATGTAATTTGATTCACCCAGCTCAACCATCTATGTTACGCTTTTGTTAAAGATATATTTTAATGTGTTAGGTGCAACCTTGTTACAGatgattattgttattttgtacGAGTTTTAAAACTCAACTTTGTTTAGCCTGCAGTTTACTGTAGTATATTGGGATGAATTCAATATGGTGTTAAAGCCTCTGTAATCCTGCTTTTTACACCAAAAGAAAGTGATGGTTGTAGTTTCATTATACAATGTCCATCTTGGGTCCTAATTATTCATGTTTATGATGAGATGAGTTTTTTAGTTTAGGGGAAAACAATCTTGCTTATTGTAAACCGAGAAATTGGCACACTACTGTCACACTTTCTTATCCATTGCTCTTGTTCTGGCTCAGTATATTATGTTTAtgtatcattttaaaattgtctTTAAAGACCACAAAAATAGCTTCTTTATATGCTGTAAAAACATGCTTGTAAAATGAATGCTAATTGCggtccaaaaagaaaaaaacatgaaccCATGTTCAAATTTTTACTGCACTACAAAACGTAATGTTTTTGCTTGTAGATTATTTATACCGTTTTGGAAAATCCCATTGGTCACATAGCAACCTGTTTCGATTAAATTTCTATTTCTGAAGCATCTGTTGAGTCACGGACACTTAATTACTAATGTTCTCCCAGTCCACTAAGCCAGATGTGCGTATGAACTTATGTAAGGCGAGGTGGGGAAGAGTTGGGGAAAGCAACCTCACGTTGGTCAAAATCACCACAAAGCGCTATGTTTTCCAGAGCCATTGCTCAAAGTCTACACATGGCCAAACAACAAACCGAAATGGTAAAAACCTGAGGGAAATAATGACACCACGCAGCCGTCATCAGTGTGGGCCTGAGGACCATATCCTGTTATGGTGGCTCTGGGAGAGGCTTGGCACTGCCGGTCTGAAGCAGACCACAGCCTCCCACTCCTCAGCCGTCCGTCTGAATCAGTGTTTACAGAGACAGGAATCATGTCCTCCTGCTCCGTGTCTGCGGCTTTGTGAAAGAAGTtgccttgtgtgtttttttttctgacagccAGCTTTCTAAAACCTGAGAAGAATTAAAACCAAACACTTAGACTGCAACCCAGACTGTCTACCTCTCAGGATGCCATCCACCCATGCCTCCAGGAAGAGTGTCTAATTGACTAATTCTAGCCTGTGGTGTTTttataaggaaaaaaaacccacttgGGAATAGTAGACATACCAGGACAGTTATTGTCCTTCCTTTACTGTCTGATGACGTTTTCAACGTCTAAGAATAAATTGACCCAATGATTCTCAACAAGTGGATTGGGACTCAAAAGTGGgtgcagtggtgccttgagtgACCACGCTAATAACTCAAAAGACTCTCAAATGGTCTTTccacattcaaatgaatggaaatgcctgTTCTGCCCCCCAAAGGTGCACCGAGGTGCATGTCAAAATACACGGACAAATGTAGAAAATCGGCCACATTGAAAGGGCAGTTTTCACTGCAGCATCTCGCTTCGGTCAGCACAGACTTAGACAGCTACTTCCTTAGTGCTTAGTCTACCCCTCCGTAGTGCAGTTTTAGCTCCGAGCAAGTTTGCGCGGTGAACCACGCAATGGTGGTTTCCAGCCGTAGTAGTGGGGCATAAAATTGGAGCTTTATGTGAATTGGCAGGGCTCCAACTTGGGATGCATAGGAATTTAACCTACTTTTCTGtcaacagaaaaatatatacatttgtttAGCTGGTAGAAAACAATAGTGGCTGAAAGTAGTTGACTATTTTGAAAACCACTGTCTGACAATTTTGCAGAGGTGGTGAAAGCACTTAAGTACTTAAAGGTCATAAAAGACTGGTTGAAGTACCCATTCAACTTCTGTACTGAAAGAACAAAGATTAAActgaaaagcatttttattggcAATTACATTGATTTTGTGAAATGCTTGTTTGATAACAAccggaaaaaaatcaacacctTACTTGCCTTCTTTCAAATGATTCTCTGGAATAAGGTAATGGACCTGGCTCTGTCTTTTTATGTCATGATgagaatgttgaaaaaaagtaAGGAGTCTATTAACAAAGTAAGAAGTAGCTCGGTTTTACATACTGTATAGTCCTTTTTCAAAGCAAAGCCTGAACGTAAAGGTCATCAGAAAAATACATAGTAGTTCAAATATTGGACGTTTTTCAATAAGTATCTTTGTGCAGTTCTGTTACTTCCTACTACTGCAATAGAATAAAAGTCAGTGAAAAATTACCAGGTGAAAAGGCCACGATCCTAAAAGTAGCATTAGTGTTGTGGAgcgaaaagaaaacaaaacaaagcggTATATCAGCATCAACACAGAGGACTGAAGCGCCTTTgaggaaatattttaaatgctCATGCTGACATCTTCTGGGCTCACATTGTCATTGCATCAAACAGTCCTTTCTGTAAGTCCACAAAAGGTGCAGCAGTCCTTAAGTTTTAATgcaaatttttcaaatatttattctaGAAAATAGAAATCCACTGTAGGGATGTTGCCCACCTGTGTTGTTGGAAGTCTGTATTTTATTGGAATTTTCAGTAAGGTTAACATCTACTTGAAACCTAAATAGAATATTCCTCTTCCCAAAAAACACTCACTTATTGACATTCTATTGAATCTGGATGGGGAAACTGTGCTGTAAAAGACCTAGTGTGCTACAggaaattattcattcaatcatTCACTCATTCAACTTTCACACAACAGgtcccaaaaatatttaatgcaaataatgtacatattaaaaaaaaaaaaagaaaaaatgaacgAAATCTATCTTAAGCAGCATATCATGACGGGCAGAACAATTATGTTTTTCCACTAGAAGGCAGAAATTATTTCTATGTATCATactgcaaataaaaacagcggACTcaccttgttgtttttcttacaGATCACATCTGTCTAATTATAgctgaaacaaaaaagaaataaggaAGTGTAGACTGTATAGTTCCTTTTGGGGCACGGCAAACTCAAGTCAAATATGACACACAGCAGTGCTTTTTAAACAGACTTTATAACGTGAAACAATTGACGGGTTCAATGCCCAGTAGCAATTCTATTGACACTATCTCAACAACAATGAAAGCAAACAGGATTATGCTTGAATGCAGAGTTTAACAGCTGAAAGTACCAACAATAGGGAACTCGCCATCTTTGGTTTAAACCTCACCGGTATAAATAATCGCACTGTTTTGCATGTTGGAGCACATTTACACAATCGTAATGCATTTCACATGAGCAGACGGGATATCTCCTGTTTATGAAACTttagacttaaaaaaaaaaacaatcatttttcCAGGAACCACTCATTTGACAAGATTTGTGATTGTAACACAAGTATCTTTCACTTTTAgactattttgaaatgtattttaaccAATAGTGTCTAttactgtaataaataaaaaccatAAAAATTGAGACTGGTACTTTCTTTGCAAGTGGGCAAACTTTAACGTTCAAATTCCCATTGCTGTATTTGCGGCACATGTACAGAtatgccttgagatacaagttgAATCCATATTGTGACACAGCACAGTAAactggaataataataataatgatcaaTTCTCTCtgttgagaaagaaaaaatgcctCTGAGCATTGTCGAACTGTCTGTCTACATATGATGTGCCATCTGCCTTTAAATCACGATGCAAGAGCCCATCTATGGCATCTTGTATTAACTTGCTGAGGGCAAAGcttctctttgttttgaatttagtAGGACAATAACCTTATCTCATCTTGAAGCCTCTTTTGAAGAATTGCTCACTCTTGTACACAAATAGGTGTTCATGCTGCAACAGTTTTTGCGGCGAAATATTTGATGAAGAATCCACTCACTCGACGGTGTCAGGCCTCTAAAGTGTTCTTGTGGTTGCAGACTAGCAACCAGAAGATTTATGACTGTCATAACCACTGTATGACACTCATACTTTGGCCTCTTACTACGTTTTCTTAAATGTTGTTGCACGTACAATACAAAATTGTTCCTTGGTAGAAAATGGGCTGAAACATGCAAAACCACCATACCACAGGAGCTTATGTTCTTTTAGCAGGTTTGGCAATAAGCTGCCGCTCTCGCTCCAGCTCCTTCTCGCGCTGGTGCTCCCTCTCCAGCGCCTCCTTCTGCTTGTGCTGCTGCAGCTTTAAAGCTCTTTTCTGAAACCATAGGACGcaattgtcattgtcacaagGAGAAGATAAACCATAAATGAATCCCAGAGGGCAACTAAAAAACAGATAAGTATAATAAGTACATCCAAAATGTCATTATACATGTGCATACACAAGCAATGATGCCAGAAGCAGGGCTTGGATGAGTAAAATAAGATGTTAGACGGCTAAAAAAGCTAAATCCACGGACGATGCTTTACCTTTAATTTTGTTGTCCTTTCATGGATTAAAATCATCTCTTTCCTGATATTGACCAGTTTGTTGTGGTAAACCTTGGCCTCTGTAAACTGTAAAACCAATAAACAGGATGAGGGAACATGTCCCCCTGACCTAGTTTAGGCGCAAGTGAATTCATACCAGTGAATTCAGGTCAAGTAAGGTGTTGCAGTCTCGGAACTTGGTGACTTCTTGGTCCAGTGTGTCCAACAATATGAGCTGATTTTGTCTGAAAGAGCATGAGAGTGGTATTTGATGTAAAAGGTTTGAGAAACACAGCAGTATACCACACAAATGTATACAATATACAACTCCATCACGTAACGGCAAGTTGATGATGATCAGGGCTCATCGATCAACTCACGTGAGTTCTTGGAGAGTACGTTTTGAGTTCTGAAGGCCAGGCAAGTAGTGGGAAAGTAAGCCCTCTGTCAGCTTGTGCACCGCTTCCTTGTATTCGCACACATTTTCTAGAGGGGCGGAGCTCTCCACATACATCAGCTCCTCTGCCGACAGCTGCACATCTGAAAGATGACAGCAGATGTGCAAATTTACATTGTTTGTGCAACATTTACcccattgttattattattacatccCACCCAAGAGAAGAATTACTTCACAAGTAGAAAATGCAAAGTCCAAGCTCGAGTCTAGATTtaattccccccccaaaaaagggaACTTGCGAGGCTTTGCAATCAGACAACATTTGGACCATTTTGCAAGGTCAAGCGTGCGTAACACGTGCAGGTTTGGTATCAAATTACACACCTTCGATATGTGGAGGTTCACCCTGTGATGAGGGTCCTTCATCTTCCATTCCCTCCATAAACAACAAGACTCTGCAACCTGTAAAATATGCCAGGGCATCAGATGGTCCTTCTTCAGCAAACTACAAATATTTGACGCCCGGGAATTCTAATTGTGCATATACTAGTATTCCAGAAGATGGCGACAAAGCATTTTAAATGGCGAGTATCATACAGTTAAGGTCATGCTACCAGCTGCTAACAGGTACACTATCATGAGTCCATTAAATGATTCTACCGAGTAGGTTAATTATTTGGCACACAAAAACCTTCACATGAGGTTCATCAATCACATTAGCGACCATTGCAGTCGAAGAAGCATCCTAGCGCTAGCACATTGAGAATTATGCGCATATGCACTTCACACAAATAGCATTACCTCAATTCAATATTACCATTCAAACACTTTACTAGTCAGTCATTCGACCAGTGCACTCAACAATTTGGAGCAATATCAAATGAATCGAGCTAGCTATAATGACAGTTGCACTAGTTTGACTTGGTTTTCTAGTAAGGTCATCTCAGTTCTAAATTGCATTTCTgaacaggaggaggagaactTTGGCATGCCCGTCGCACATCATATCATGAGTGGGGCAGAAATACTACAGGGTAGTTTGGTGCTACTGGTATGCTAAGAGTGCGTGTCGTACTAGTTAGGTATAGTAGTCTCCACCATAAACGCCAGACTCGGCAACCTGTAAAAACACCCCATTGAATGAGTATCTTTCACCAGTTTATCAGACGGCGTATCTCGTGACGCACTACAAAACAATGTCACATGTcactacaaaaacaaaggctaATCACCTTACTTGCTTCTTTGTccaaccgtttttttttttgtttttttttcagagacACTTATCCAACGAATGGGCGCGAAAAGTCGGTGTACAAGATTACCCGTTACGATTTCTTCTCCGCGGCGATTGCTGGTATGGTGAATATTGACGCGGCTAAAACAACGATGAGATTAGCATTTTGAGTTGTTTGCGGATGACCAACGTCATATGACTTGGCCAGTCACGTGACTGTGGATTTCTCCACCAAACTTGCTAGTTGAATTTGCTCGGGTTTTCTTTCCCACTCCAGAGTTTGGACGACTCCAGAGATGTACCGAGCTGACCGAAGACATCGCTCGGAAATATTTTGTCAGGTGAGTTAGCCCTGTTTATGTCATGTGATTTTTATGAAAAGTTGATTGTCGCCTGCTGACACGAGCCAACATTTCGATCACATTTACGAGCTATCCTGTTACTGTTTAGCCACAGCTGTTTCATTGAAGAGGACTTTTGAGCTTTTTACAATCTCTCTCCCTAATGACAGGATCTGTTTGACTACCTGGAATAAAATACTGGCCTTTTGTTTCTACCTCACATCCTTTTTATGTGTTTCGGAAATGCACGGATGGGTAATTTTTTATCTGATTTTGATTGCATCTTCAAATCTTTGTGTATTAATAATATACTGTTCTTTAGAATAAAAGTGACCAAGTGGTTCTATCCTGGCAACTTTTGTCCAACAGAAAACCACGAAAATCCCATTTTACAAATTCCTtattcaatgttttctttgaaataaatgtttgcacAAGGACGTCAATTAGTAAATTTCATAGCAGAAGTTTTGTCACACGTTTCATACATGATGCTCTCTTcagattattttcttttttttatgcgtGGGAACCTTTTCCCACTAGCCGAGTGGGATGACAATTGGAGGAAAGGTGGCTGGAGTGctagaacaaaaaacaaaacaaatgctttTGAAAGGTGCCTCAATCCCACCTTTGACTCCAGAGGCACTACTAGAGGCTACATCAGCAATAAAATAGTATTCTGTGATGACATCAACAGAAAAGTGGAGGTGAATTCAGTTTAAACAGTGCTTTCCAATGTACTGACAAGGTTTTCCACAAAGGTTAAGGAAAGATGGTACAAACTGGTAGATTTGACTTGATTTGAGTCCCACTAATTATTTGCATGTCAGAAAACTAAAGTACCTTATTCCAAGGGAGGGACAGAAGAAAAATGGTCACACCAGCTGTATCAACAGCTGCactattttaaaaagcaaatatAGTACCCGGTAGGATAGCTATCTTTGAACATGGCAAAGTACAAATTTAGATTTTCTGAGATTTATATTTTGCTCAAGCCATCTTTTGATTTCACCTAATCTATATATAAAATCAATGCTTACTCTATCAGTCGGTAATCTTCTTGTGACCCAACACAGTTAATGTTGAACTTTATATTCATCAAAAGAACTGAATGTTAGTTAAAAACAAGGTACAATAATAAGAGTAGAAACAAATCCAACAGATTACAGCCTATATCACCATGGAAGATGAAGGGGTAGGAAAACAGAACATGGCTTGAGGGTTAAAGATACAAGCTGTGATAAAGCGTGGGTGGTGTCCAttagcttttgttttcatctgttTCAGGTCCCGATGCAGTAAACTTGCATGTTCGTCGGAGCTACGCAATGTGAATGATTGACCCAGGAGGAAAGTGTCCTGTCTGCATAGTGGGCCCAGGATACTTTTAAAAGATGTCGGGTGGTAGCCTGTTGAGCAAAGTGCGCTCCGCCTTCAGGAAAGAGCGTAACGACTGGGACATGAGTAGCGACACGGCACCCTTCGACTTCTCAGATGAGCTGGTGGAAGACGAAGTGCCCAAATTCAACAAGCTGAAGGTATGGAGCCAATAATTCAATATCCTTGATGCATAGACCTTGTTTGTCTTCACAAGTAAGCTGGCATTGAGCAAAATCATCTCCATATCTTTTCAGAAAACCAAAAAAGGCTTGCTGAGCCATTAACTACATTGTCAGAGAGAGCATGACATTCTCAACACTTAAGATTGGTcaataatttgtaaaaatgtgcGGAGACTGAATTCAAGGCAGTCCCAAGTTACAGAGGCACCATTTGTTGTTACTTAGGATAtgcaagtcaaagtcaaatcaTAAAATCTTCGCAGTCACATGTATTCACACCATTGCCATTTTGCATTCCGGATTTATTGTTCCCGTCACATAATTGTACTAACACACTCATAACCATGTTTATTTAAGCTCCCAAACCAAACTCAGAATTGTCTGCTACTTGGTCTTCTCAATTAAAGTCAAGTTTGCTGCAGtcgtgacataaaaaaaaaaaaaaactaaattttaCACTTATGTACTAGTGGACCTTTAGATGGATATTAATGATGTCGGATAAATGTCCAAATGGCTTCCATATAAAGGTGGTGGTCTCCGGCGAGATGTCGGACTACTCTGCCGGGACTCCGTCCAATGGAGTAGCGGTCAACACGCTGGTGGTGGCGGGTCATGCGGAAGATGATGACTCCTTGCTGGACTCTTCCTCCAGCGTGGGCAGCCCAGGCTTGAACATGGACCCATGTGACAGCTGCACCAAGAAGAGGGAGACAGTGAAGCAGAGGAAGGTGATGAAGAGGCTGGTCATTGCGGCTCTGCTCTACTTTCTT
The window above is part of the Syngnathus acus chromosome 3, fSynAcu1.2, whole genome shotgun sequence genome. Proteins encoded here:
- the bloc1s6 gene encoding biogenesis of lysosome-related organelles complex 1 subunit 6, which translates into the protein MEGMEDEGPSSQGEPPHIEDVQLSAEELMYVESSAPLENVCEYKEAVHKLTEGLLSHYLPGLQNSKRTLQELTQNQLILLDTLDQEVTKFRDCNTLLDLNSLFTEAKVYHNKLVNIRKEMILIHERTTKLKKRALKLQQHKQKEALEREHQREKELERERQLIAKPAKRT